One window of Pocillopora verrucosa isolate sample1 chromosome 9, ASM3666991v2, whole genome shotgun sequence genomic DNA carries:
- the LOC131798893 gene encoding ephrin type-A receptor 3 isoform X3, with protein MEYCSITIVTLLHIFTFSSADKAYLYKRPTEEKRWSDWITSSPARGTRGWYPLHDFYGNPEYRTCDVGHQQPNTWLRSNLISVPNKVKKVNITIEYRTVNCTTFRTTNFCREYFDFYVHQSTTLSAPDPLQSKATYEKIAEITLPTLGINARRHFGFQVKGKFIVLAFHNRGSCSNIHSVTVSYLVCPEITVVSGLVSLPRSVAPITNSVPVQGSCVTNAIYNKGILSLECKSDGVWNISSLKGRCTCREDTENSGGECKDCPSDKFNDQTGFNCTVIPSAPKIVQVIFINHSALELKWQPPATTGDQTQVFYDVECRKRCEGENDNKCEDISCGSDVIFIPKRDGLNMTCVTAGNLSPFVKYTVKIHARNRVSDLAKRKYGIEANFGEITVGTNGPESKVTLHLRIIYGLAGLFVVCTVFFACYIIYNRWNRQRNEHRAFTSVMENEAHWRDQHKLPLHGPSNRRRNAHHKKMTKLRDSRVVVNEDVAMSSVAERQKVDDFRLDRDQITTVKVLGSGNFSQVSKAVYKPLNSEVAVKSLKGNASKRDLEDMLTELDLMKILKPHPHVVELIGCCIEKDPLLVVLEYLPYGDLLGYLRKSRGIEDAYNTGERRPSSALTEKDLLSFAWMIADGMNYFSAMEIVHRDLAARNVLVGDSRVCKITDFGLARGLKGDIHIRKKQVTTT; from the exons ATGGAGTACTGCTCAATTACAATCGTTACCCTCTTACACATTTTCACCTTCTCATCGGCGGATAAAG CGTATCTATATAAGAGGCCGACAGAAGAGAAAAGGTGGAGCGACTGGATAACCTCAAGTCCGGCAAGAGGAACTCGTGGG TGGTACCCGTTACATGATTTTTATGGGAACCCAGAGTACCGCACCTGTGATGTCGGCCACCAACAACCAAATACCTGGCTTAGAAGTAATCTTATCTCAGTcccaaacaaagtaaaaaaagttaatattaCCATTGAATACAGAACAGTGAACTGTACAACATTTCGTACAACTAATTTCTGTAGGGAATATTTCGACTTTTACGTGCATCAGTCTACTACTTTATCGGCACCTGACCCTTTACAAAGCAAAGCCACTTACGAGAAGATTGCTGAAATAACTTTGCCGACCCTTGGTATTAATGCAAGGAGACATTTTGGTTTTCAAGTGAAAGGAAAGTTCATCGTTCTAGCGTTTCATAACCGAGGCTCATGTAGCAACATTCACTCTGTCACTGTCAGTTATCTTGTTTGCCCAGAGATTACTGTTGTTAGTGGCTTGGTGTCCTTACCACGCTCTGTGGCTCCCATTACTAACTCAGTGCCAGTTCAAGGAAGTTGTGTTACAAATGCCATCTACAATAAAGGTATTCTTAGTCTGGAATGTAAAAGCGATGGCGTTTGGAACATCAGTTCACTGAAGGGAAGATGTACTTGCAGGGAGGACACGGAGAATAGTGGCGGAGAATGCAAAG ATTGTCCAAGCGATAAATTCAACGACCAAACTGGTTTTAATTGTACAG TTATTCCATCCGCCCCGAAAATTGTCCAAGTCATCTTCATTAACCATAGCGCGTTGGAGTTAAAATGGCAGCCTCCTGCAACTACTGGTGATCAGACCCAAGTGTTTTATGACGTTGAATGCCGTAAGCGATGTGAAGGTGAAAACGACAACAAATGCGAGGATATATCTTGCGGGAGTGACGTCATTTTCATACCAAAAAGGGATGGCTTGAACATGACTTGCGTTACTGCTGGAAATCTTTCTCCATTTGTAAAATACACCGTGAAAATCCACGCCAGAAACCGAGTAAGCGATTTGGCAAAGAGAAAATATGGAATTGAGGCAAACTTCGGGGAAATAACTGTAGGGACTAACGGACCAG AATCCAAGGTAACATTGCATCTCAGAATTATCTATGGACTGGCTGGTTTATTTGTAGTTTGCACTGTGTTTTTTGCCTGCTACATCATATACAACAG ATGGAACCGCCAAAGAAACGAACACCGTGCATTCACCAGCGTAATGGAGAATGAGG CACATTGGCGAGATCAACACAAACTGCCTTTGCATGGACCATCGAACCGCCGAAGGAACGCACACcacaagaaaatgacaaaactaAGAGACTCCCGCGTTGTGGTGAACGAGG ACGTCGCAATGAGTTCTGTTGCTGAGCGGCAAAAAGTGGATGACTTTAGACTTGATCGTGATCAAATAACAACAGTAAAGGTGCTTGGGAGTGGCAACTTCAGTCAAGTGTCCAAAGCAGTTTACAAACCTTTAAATTCTGAAGTGGCTGTTAAGTCATTGAAAG GCAACGCTTCAAAGAGGGACTTGGAAGACATGCTAACGGAATTAGACctcatgaaaattttgaagccTCATCCCCATGTTGTTGAGCTCATTGGCTGTTGTATCGAAAAAG ATCCACTTCTCGTAGTGTTGGAGTATTTACCATACGGGGATTTATTGGGATATCTGCGCAAGAGCAGAGGGATCGAGGATGCTTATAACACAGGAGAAAGGAGACCGAGCTCAGCACTTACAGAAAAGGACCTCTTATCCTTTGCGTGGATGATCGCTGATGGTATGAACTATTTTTCAGCAATGGAG ATTGTTCATCGTGATTTAGCAGCTCGCAATGTGTTGGTTGGGGACAGCAGAGTGTGTAAGATTACAGACTTTGGTTTAGCCCGTGGTTTAAAGGGAGATATCCACATTAGAAAAAAACAGGTGACTACAACATGA